In Aggregatibacter sp. 2125159857, one DNA window encodes the following:
- a CDS encoding glycosyltransferase family 2 protein, with translation MLNYGVIICTFNGASFISSQLESILSQAILPQKIIVSDDGSCDETISIVKNTFTNANFTNYEIIQGPRKGVIANFLFALKYCEADFTFLSDQDDIWHTNKLVEFAKIAEKQNNAMPTLIFSDARLIDEQNNEISPSFFAYQALSVKCLSDDSILYKNCVQGAACMINRALRNLALDSLSYTQLSELYMHDWWLALLARYYGEIQFINKPLLDYRQHCQNQVGVFNHKLRLFYYFIRFKSYWRNIRQAIRQVKMFEQFATQYGKPHCLPPSSKREYQSVPKLKQWLLSLLLK, from the coding sequence ATGCTTAATTATGGTGTAATAATTTGTACCTTCAATGGTGCATCTTTTATATCCTCACAATTAGAAAGTATTTTATCACAAGCCATTTTGCCACAGAAAATTATTGTGTCTGATGATGGATCTTGTGATGAGACGATTTCTATTGTGAAAAATACCTTTACAAATGCTAATTTTACTAATTATGAGATTATACAAGGTCCGAGAAAAGGCGTGATTGCTAATTTTTTGTTTGCATTAAAATATTGTGAAGCAGACTTTACCTTTTTATCGGATCAAGATGATATTTGGCATACTAATAAACTCGTTGAGTTTGCCAAGATTGCAGAAAAGCAAAATAATGCTATGCCAACACTCATTTTTAGCGATGCACGTTTGATTGATGAACAAAATAATGAAATTTCGCCAAGTTTTTTTGCTTATCAGGCTTTAAGTGTCAAATGCTTAAGTGACGATTCGATTTTGTACAAAAACTGTGTGCAAGGCGCAGCCTGTATGATTAATCGTGCCTTACGTAATCTAGCACTAGATTCTTTATCTTATACGCAACTTTCTGAACTTTATATGCACGATTGGTGGTTGGCACTGTTAGCGCGCTATTATGGTGAAATACAATTTATAAATAAGCCTTTGCTAGATTATCGTCAACATTGCCAAAATCAAGTGGGGGTGTTTAACCATAAATTGCGTCTATTTTATTATTTTATTCGATTTAAGTCTTACTGGAGAAATATTCGTCAGGCAATCCGGCAAGTTAAAATGTTTGAACAATTTGCTACACAATATGGCAAACCACATTGTTTACCTCCTTCTTCAAAAAGAGAGTACCAAAGTGTGCCAAAATTAAAGCAGTGGCTATTATCCCTTTTGCTAAAATAA
- the rfbC gene encoding dTDP-4-dehydrorhamnose 3,5-epimerase, with the protein MKVIDTKITDVKLLEPQVFGDERGFFMETFRDEWFKQNVADRTFVQENHSKSVKGVLRGLHYQTENTQGKLVRVVSGAVFDVAVDMRESSPTFGQWVGEILSAENKRQLWVPEGFAHGFYVLTAEAEFVYKCTDYYNPKAEYSLIWNDETVGIEWPLDGEPSLSEKDLAGKTLSEAIVFHD; encoded by the coding sequence ATGAAAGTTATTGATACTAAAATCACTGATGTAAAATTATTAGAACCTCAAGTGTTCGGTGATGAGCGTGGTTTCTTTATGGAAACCTTTCGGGACGAATGGTTTAAACAAAACGTGGCAGACCGTACCTTCGTGCAAGAAAACCATTCAAAATCAGTGAAAGGCGTATTACGAGGGTTACATTACCAAACTGAGAATACGCAAGGCAAATTAGTGCGCGTTGTTTCTGGTGCAGTGTTTGATGTAGCAGTAGATATGCGCGAAAGTTCTCCAACTTTCGGACAATGGGTAGGAGAGATCTTATCTGCTGAAAATAAACGTCAACTTTGGGTGCCAGAAGGCTTTGCTCATGGTTTTTATGTGTTAACAGCTGAAGCAGAGTTTGTCTATAAATGCACTGATTATTATAATCCAAAAGCTGAATATTCTTTGATTTGGAATGATGAAACTGTTGGGATTGAATGGCCTTTAGACGGGGAACCGAGTTTATCGGAAAAGGATTTAGCGGGGAAAACATTAAGTGAGGCTATTGTATTCCATGATTAA
- a CDS encoding ABC transporter permease has protein sequence MINELKHLWDFNELLKQLVLRDIKLRYRRSYLGYIWSVLNPLMLMLVLVIVFSNLFRFDIPNFPVYLLSAQILFNFMVEATSSATTSITGNGTLLKKTYVPKYIFTISKVISSLVNLVFSLAALLLVMVYTDTEFSVHLFWLPLILLQVFIFSLGLGMFLSAITVFFRDIQYLWGVFLTMWAYLTPIFYPISIIPQEYQELYKNANPMYWYLEQFRDIILYAQEPNLISMLWGFSLASIILLLGSYFFYRKQNKFILYI, from the coding sequence ATGATTAATGAGCTCAAGCATCTTTGGGATTTTAATGAATTACTTAAGCAATTAGTTTTACGAGACATTAAACTTCGATACAGACGAAGTTATTTAGGATATATTTGGAGTGTACTAAACCCATTAATGTTAATGTTAGTTTTAGTGATTGTTTTCTCAAATTTATTCCGCTTTGATATCCCAAACTTTCCAGTTTATCTTCTTTCTGCACAAATTTTATTCAATTTTATGGTTGAAGCAACATCGTCAGCAACAACATCAATAACTGGAAATGGAACATTATTAAAAAAGACTTATGTCCCTAAATATATATTTACAATTTCTAAAGTAATAAGTTCTTTAGTTAATTTAGTTTTCTCACTAGCTGCATTACTATTAGTAATGGTTTATACAGATACAGAATTTTCGGTCCATTTATTTTGGTTACCATTAATATTATTGCAAGTATTTATTTTTAGTCTAGGACTAGGAATGTTTCTATCGGCAATAACTGTATTTTTTAGAGATATTCAATATTTGTGGGGAGTTTTCTTAACAATGTGGGCATATCTAACACCAATTTTTTATCCCATTTCAATTATACCTCAAGAATATCAAGAATTATATAAAAATGCCAATCCTATGTATTGGTATTTAGAACAATTCAGAGATATTATCTTATATGCACAAGAACCAAATCTTATTTCTATGCTTTGGGGATTTTCTCTGGCTTCAATAATTTTATTATTAGGAAGCTATTTTTTCTATAGAAAACAAAATAAATTTATTTTATATATATAA
- a CDS encoding glycosyltransferase, translating into MKKILLTGASPDIINHNTVMRDYVCEGIEQVIGKKNVKNVSLAYAAKEQLNNPSDVVLVFGSCMPDLCNYSELKIACNKTNAILVFWLHDDPYEQDYNYKILDIADFIFSNDKWASKFYEHNKCFHLPMAASKKAHFREVNNNWTYDAFFCGVAFPNRIQFFKDAGKYLSKLKTTVKGAGWPEELSFTINERIDNALLPDMMNKSKFIFNLGRHLDLGNKRFQLTASTPGPRTFEAAMAGTVQLYYVESLEITEYYTDKKEILLFDSINELKEITSRLLDKDHELMNIAKNAQERTIKEHTYKTRIEQMLSIINNHA; encoded by the coding sequence ATGAAAAAAATTCTTCTGACCGGTGCTTCTCCTGACATTATCAATCATAATACAGTTATGAGGGATTATGTTTGCGAAGGTATTGAACAAGTAATTGGAAAAAAAAATGTAAAAAATGTCTCTTTAGCATATGCTGCTAAGGAACAATTAAATAACCCTTCTGATGTGGTTTTAGTATTTGGTTCTTGTATGCCAGATTTATGTAACTATTCAGAATTAAAAATAGCATGTAACAAAACAAATGCTATATTAGTTTTTTGGTTACATGATGATCCATACGAGCAAGATTATAATTATAAGATTTTAGATATTGCTGACTTTATTTTTTCTAATGATAAGTGGGCATCAAAATTTTATGAACATAATAAGTGTTTTCATCTACCTATGGCTGCTTCTAAAAAAGCACATTTTAGAGAAGTTAATAATAATTGGACGTATGATGCTTTCTTCTGTGGTGTAGCGTTCCCAAATCGTATTCAATTTTTTAAAGATGCTGGGAAATATCTTTCAAAGTTAAAGACTACAGTTAAAGGAGCAGGTTGGCCAGAAGAACTTTCTTTTACAATTAATGAAAGAATAGATAACGCTTTATTACCAGATATGATGAATAAAAGTAAGTTTATTTTTAACTTAGGAAGACATTTAGATCTTGGTAACAAAAGATTTCAATTAACAGCTTCTACACCAGGTCCAAGAACATTTGAGGCAGCAATGGCAGGAACTGTACAGCTATATTATGTTGAATCTTTAGAGATTACTGAATACTATACTGATAAAAAAGAAATTTTATTATTTGATTCTATCAATGAATTGAAAGAAATTACTTCTAGACTACTAGATAAAGACCATGAATTGATGAATATTGCCAAAAATGCGCAAGAAAGGACTATAAAAGAACATACTTATAAAACTAGAATTGAACAAATGTTATCTATTATAAATAACCATGCTTAA
- a CDS encoding glycosyltransferase: MWKILLLDTKKHNPNHYLMLGIEYALKKHKDVESVTVAHYGNAINKAIENQCNLFIAFDGEEIEPIICSRLKQICKKSLVWYVEDPYEIKINIENSKYFDLVFTNDKGSLEEYPGKAFHLPLAASEELHYFPISNANRYDLFFAGTAWPNRVETLKMIEECFSDIKLKLALPTNQYLPPINLSLNPSEYNWKTPNNEFARFSNQSKIVLSLHRKFTASDGKEEALTPGPRLFESALAGCLQLIDRNIPGVNDYFVENEDYIAFSSPEECIDKIEYYLKHDAERNKIALSAQEKVKKFHLYENRVDYILSKVKEIPEDKNEIKLSIKKNILIVAHNVCKFSPFGGVEIYIDILKEKINEDFNCFYYVPNKDKGEGEEYLLLDGYYNIIERVSFLSPLPTISEYMLSCEQREHKFAYILSKYNINLVHYQHLIRHIPSLPFISKSLGIPSIFSVHDYFPISHRFNLLDNQGKFDFDNFNSNINSDILLADSEGIQFGSQESRIAFWSQLFKSFNLIHYNSSTTKRYIEEIYPENTLLNNTVRAIPYNGDFSEIAIYNNSISEKEYLDILIIGNFTRVKGADVLLRVFNMTRNSKLRFYVYGRIDGEFAHAINVLNFPHVTFYGEYKNSDLKKVLTGKDISLHLSTWPETFCITLSEVWASNIVPIVTNLGALGERVTPELGYKVKPNNVGEVVDLLLRLSDNREEILLKKENINKYRENIENKKSHFEWIIDVYRKLANTSYYNTKEHKNKIDLFTCNIHFSSIFWAKKDNNLEVIPVGIPKNPLHLMRFILNYTKQNGIKTTIYKTKAKLCNKLNSFRGK; this comes from the coding sequence ATGTGGAAAATTTTATTATTAGATACAAAAAAACATAATCCCAATCATTATTTAATGTTGGGTATTGAGTATGCGCTAAAAAAGCATAAGGACGTAGAAAGTGTAACTGTAGCTCATTATGGAAATGCTATAAATAAGGCTATTGAAAATCAATGTAACTTATTTATTGCATTTGATGGTGAAGAAATTGAACCTATTATTTGCTCTCGATTAAAGCAAATTTGTAAAAAAAGTCTAGTATGGTATGTTGAAGATCCATATGAAATTAAAATTAATATAGAAAACTCTAAATACTTTGATTTAGTATTTACTAATGATAAGGGTAGCTTAGAAGAATATCCAGGTAAGGCATTTCATTTACCTTTGGCTGCTTCAGAAGAATTACATTATTTTCCAATAAGCAACGCTAATCGCTATGATTTATTTTTTGCTGGAACAGCTTGGCCAAATAGAGTAGAAACTCTAAAAATGATAGAAGAATGTTTCTCTGATATAAAATTAAAGCTAGCTTTACCAACTAATCAATATCTACCACCAATTAATTTAAGCTTAAACCCATCTGAATATAATTGGAAAACACCAAATAATGAATTTGCTCGTTTTTCTAATCAGAGCAAAATAGTATTATCTTTACATAGAAAATTTACAGCTTCTGATGGTAAAGAAGAAGCATTAACTCCTGGTCCAAGATTATTTGAATCAGCCTTAGCTGGTTGCTTGCAGTTAATTGATCGCAACATTCCTGGCGTAAATGATTATTTCGTTGAAAATGAAGATTATATTGCGTTTTCATCTCCTGAAGAATGTATTGATAAAATTGAATATTATTTAAAACATGACGCTGAAAGAAATAAAATTGCATTATCTGCACAGGAAAAAGTTAAGAAATTTCATTTATATGAAAATCGTGTAGATTATATCTTATCTAAAGTAAAAGAGATTCCAGAAGATAAGAATGAGATTAAATTATCTATCAAAAAAAATATACTTATTGTTGCTCATAATGTTTGTAAATTCAGCCCATTTGGCGGTGTTGAAATATATATCGATATATTAAAAGAAAAAATTAATGAAGATTTTAATTGTTTTTATTATGTGCCAAATAAAGATAAAGGTGAAGGCGAAGAGTATTTATTATTAGATGGTTATTATAATATTATTGAGCGCGTTTCTTTCTTATCTCCTTTGCCAACAATAAGTGAATATATGTTAAGTTGTGAGCAAAGAGAACATAAGTTTGCTTATATTTTATCTAAATATAATATAAATCTTGTACATTATCAGCACCTAATTCGACATATTCCATCGCTGCCATTTATTTCTAAGTCTTTAGGAATTCCTAGCATATTTAGTGTACATGATTATTTCCCTATATCACATCGATTTAATCTTTTAGATAATCAGGGGAAATTTGATTTTGATAATTTTAACTCAAATATTAATAGTGATATTTTATTAGCTGATTCTGAGGGAATTCAATTTGGAAGTCAGGAAAGTCGTATTGCATTTTGGAGTCAATTATTTAAGTCATTTAACTTAATTCATTATAATTCAAGTACAACGAAGAGATATATTGAAGAAATCTATCCTGAAAATACGCTTTTAAATAATACAGTAAGAGCTATACCATATAATGGTGATTTTTCAGAGATTGCTATCTATAATAATTCTATTTCCGAGAAAGAATATTTAGATATTCTTATTATTGGTAATTTTACAAGGGTAAAAGGTGCTGATGTCTTATTAAGAGTTTTTAATATGACACGAAATAGTAAATTAAGATTCTATGTTTATGGAAGAATAGATGGGGAATTCGCTCATGCTATAAATGTATTAAATTTCCCTCATGTAACATTCTATGGAGAATATAAAAATAGCGACCTAAAAAAAGTATTAACAGGAAAAGATATATCTTTACATTTATCAACTTGGCCTGAAACATTCTGTATAACTTTATCTGAAGTATGGGCTTCTAATATCGTTCCTATTGTTACCAATCTTGGCGCATTAGGCGAACGCGTTACGCCTGAATTAGGTTATAAAGTAAAACCTAATAATGTTGGGGAAGTTGTAGATTTATTGTTAAGATTGTCTGATAACAGAGAAGAAATCTTACTCAAAAAAGAAAATATAAATAAATATAGGGAAAATATAGAAAATAAGAAATCGCATTTCGAATGGATCATTGATGTATATAGAAAGTTAGCTAATACTAGCTATTACAATACTAAAGAACATAAAAATAAGATTGATCTATTTACTTGTAATATTCACTTTTCCTCTATATTTTGGGCTAAAAAAGACAATAATCTAGAAGTTATTCCAGTTGGTATACCTAAAAATCCATTACATTTAATGCGATTTATATTAAATTATACGAAACAAAACGGTATTAAAACTACGATTTATAAAACAAAAGCCAAACTTTGTAACAAACTGAACTCATTTAGAGGCAAATAA
- a CDS encoding glycosyltransferase family 2 protein: MTALSFALCVPTYNAGNQWQDWIHAYQSQSLKASQVIVIDSSSFDETVKLSEDAGFCVHSISLSAFNHGGTRNQAVKFSEDFADIVVFMTQDAILASSDSLVNLLAPFSDPKVAAVCGRQLPHHNATPLAAHARYFNYPSESKVKSQADISILGIKTAFMSNSFAAYRLSVFEELGGFPDDTILAEDMYLTAKMILSGYKVAYCAEATVFHSHNYTLKQEFQRYFDTGVFQRDQAWIQQTFGKAASEGKKFVLSELKFLSKNAPHLLPKALLSTFAKWVGFKLGYHYKKLPYAWCRWLSMHKGYWKK, encoded by the coding sequence ATGACCGCTCTTTCGTTTGCATTATGCGTACCAACCTACAATGCGGGCAATCAATGGCAAGATTGGATTCACGCCTATCAATCCCAATCCTTGAAAGCCAGTCAAGTGATTGTAATTGATTCCTCTTCTTTTGATGAGACAGTCAAATTATCAGAAGATGCAGGGTTTTGTGTACATTCGATTTCACTATCGGCGTTTAATCACGGGGGAACGCGCAATCAAGCGGTCAAATTTTCGGAAGATTTTGCAGATATTGTGGTGTTTATGACCCAAGATGCAATTTTGGCATCTTCTGATTCATTGGTTAATTTACTTGCGCCTTTTTCCGATCCTAAAGTGGCTGCTGTTTGTGGGCGACAGTTACCACATCATAATGCAACACCGTTAGCCGCTCATGCCCGTTATTTTAACTATCCGTCTGAATCAAAAGTGAAATCTCAGGCGGATATTTCTATACTTGGAATAAAGACAGCATTTATGTCAAATTCTTTTGCGGCTTATCGCCTATCCGTTTTTGAGGAATTAGGTGGATTTCCGGATGATACTATTTTAGCGGAAGATATGTATTTAACGGCAAAAATGATTTTATCGGGGTATAAAGTTGCCTATTGCGCGGAGGCAACAGTATTTCACAGTCATAACTATACATTAAAACAAGAGTTTCAACGTTATTTTGATACTGGTGTATTTCAGCGTGATCAGGCATGGATCCAACAAACCTTCGGTAAAGCAGCCTCGGAGGGGAAAAAGTTCGTGCTTTCAGAATTAAAATTTCTATCTAAAAATGCACCGCACTTATTACCTAAAGCGCTATTATCAACATTTGCCAAATGGGTTGGTTTTAAATTAGGTTATCATTATAAAAAGCTACCTTATGCATGGTGTAGGTGGCTAAGTATGCACAAGGGATATTGGAAAAAATGA
- a CDS encoding ABC transporter ATP-binding protein produces the protein MKNNIVISVENATVRFNKSTSNISGLKEYIIKLLKRELMFQEFIALKDITFQVKKGESWGLIGTNGSGKSTLLKLICGILQPYKGTVSVNGNIAPLIELGAGFDGELTARENIFLNGAILGYKKSFMEEHFNEIIDFAELKDFVDVPLKNFSSGMSARLGFSIATIVKPEILIVDEVLAVGDAAFQEKCKKRMTEMLEGGTTLLFVSHSIEQVKELCQKSIWIDKGQVKLQGVTSYVAREYTKFIGS, from the coding sequence ATGAAAAACAATATTGTTATTAGCGTAGAAAACGCAACTGTAAGATTTAATAAATCTACATCTAATATTAGTGGCTTAAAAGAATATATCATCAAGCTACTAAAAAGAGAGTTAATGTTTCAAGAATTCATTGCTTTGAAGGATATTACTTTTCAAGTAAAAAAAGGTGAATCTTGGGGATTAATTGGAACAAATGGTTCAGGTAAATCGACATTACTAAAACTTATATGTGGAATTTTGCAACCATACAAAGGCACTGTTTCGGTTAATGGGAATATAGCTCCATTAATTGAACTTGGTGCAGGTTTTGATGGAGAGCTAACTGCAAGAGAAAATATATTTTTAAATGGCGCAATTTTAGGATATAAGAAATCTTTTATGGAAGAGCATTTCAATGAAATCATAGATTTTGCGGAATTAAAAGATTTTGTTGATGTTCCTTTAAAGAATTTCTCATCTGGTATGTCTGCAAGATTAGGGTTTTCCATAGCAACAATAGTAAAGCCTGAAATATTAATTGTCGATGAAGTTTTGGCAGTTGGGGACGCTGCATTCCAGGAAAAATGCAAGAAACGTATGACTGAAATGTTAGAGGGAGGAACAACATTATTATTTGTTTCTCATTCAATTGAGCAAGTTAAAGAATTGTGCCAAAAATCAATTTGGATTGATAAAGGGCAGGTTAAATTGCAAGGTGTTACGTCTTATGTAGCTCGAGAGTATACAAAATTTATTGGAAGTTAA
- a CDS encoding GTP pyrophosphokinase, which translates to MLEKIERLIDEINKVHLAFSKDYFETNKIEKVNLKHTLAKVPVEHILFYRLNLHESINDYLYRADLYDVPYFYRVKTSESILDKIERFEQRSEGYPVNSILNDIFGARIIVDSNDIAQVMERLDHWKEKYGLKNWYLRDKDEYVGIHIYFKNASNFYYPWELQIWDKKDAEKNIQSHRKYKRKFVKNKDSQ; encoded by the coding sequence ATGCTTGAGAAAATAGAGCGTTTAATTGATGAAATTAACAAAGTTCATTTAGCCTTTTCAAAAGATTATTTTGAAACCAATAAAATAGAAAAAGTTAATTTAAAACATACGCTGGCAAAAGTGCCTGTTGAGCATATTTTATTTTATCGCCTTAACTTACACGAATCGATCAACGATTATTTATATCGTGCAGATTTATATGATGTGCCTTACTTTTACCGTGTAAAAACATCAGAATCTATTTTAGATAAAATTGAACGATTCGAACAACGTAGTGAAGGCTATCCTGTTAATAGCATTTTAAATGATATTTTTGGCGCAAGGATTATTGTTGACTCCAATGATATTGCACAAGTAATGGAACGATTAGATCATTGGAAAGAAAAATACGGCTTAAAAAACTGGTATTTGCGTGATAAAGATGAATATGTTGGTATTCATATCTATTTCAAAAATGCCAGCAACTTTTATTATCCTTGGGAATTACAAATTTGGGATAAGAAGGATGCCGAAAAAAATATTCAAAGCCATCGAAAATATAAACGAAAATTTGTAAAAAATAAGGATTCTCAATGA
- the rfbD gene encoding dTDP-4-dehydrorhamnose reductase, giving the protein MAKFLITGAHGQVGYCLVQQLQGKHEILALDRDELDITDESAVKQVVKNFCPDVIINAAAHTAVDRAETEIELSKAINVNGPQFLAEAAKTVGAAILHISTDYVFDGQRAGKYKETDATDPQGVYGRTKLEGEQAVAVANDKFIVLRTAWVFGEHGNNFVKTMLRLAKTRDTLGVVADQVGGPTYAGDIARALIQIAEKIINGETVEYGVYHFTGEPYVSWCDFAKAIFAEAISQNVLEKSPLVNAITTADYPTPAKRPANSCLDLTKIQQVFGIHPSDWKKALKNIKAYAE; this is encoded by the coding sequence ATGGCAAAATTTCTCATTACAGGAGCGCATGGGCAAGTAGGCTATTGTTTGGTGCAACAACTACAAGGTAAACATGAGATTCTTGCTTTAGATCGTGATGAACTGGATATTACAGACGAAAGTGCGGTTAAACAAGTTGTCAAAAATTTCTGCCCTGATGTGATTATTAATGCAGCAGCTCATACTGCGGTGGATCGTGCTGAAACGGAAATTGAGCTTTCTAAAGCAATTAATGTAAATGGCCCGCAATTCTTAGCAGAAGCAGCAAAAACCGTTGGTGCAGCCATTTTACATATTTCAACCGATTATGTTTTTGATGGTCAGCGAGCAGGTAAATACAAAGAAACAGACGCAACAGATCCACAAGGGGTTTACGGTAGAACTAAACTTGAAGGCGAGCAAGCAGTTGCAGTGGCTAACGACAAATTTATCGTCCTTCGCACCGCTTGGGTATTTGGTGAACATGGCAATAACTTTGTCAAAACGATGCTTCGCTTAGCGAAAACTCGAGATACCTTAGGTGTAGTTGCAGACCAAGTTGGTGGACCAACTTACGCAGGTGATATTGCGCGTGCTTTAATCCAGATCGCTGAAAAAATTATCAATGGCGAGACTGTTGAATACGGTGTTTATCACTTCACTGGAGAACCTTATGTCAGCTGGTGCGACTTTGCTAAAGCAATTTTTGCCGAAGCTATTTCGCAAAACGTATTAGAAAAATCACCGCTTGTGAATGCTATTACCACAGCTGATTACCCAACACCAGCCAAACGTCCAGCAAATTCTTGCTTGGATTTAACCAAGATTCAGCAAGTCTTTGGTATTCATCCAAGTGATTGGAAAAAAGCGTTGAAAAACATTAAAGCTTATGCAGAATAA